From the genome of Scytonema hofmannii PCC 7110, one region includes:
- the purS gene encoding phosphoribosylformylglycinamidine synthase subunit PurS, which produces MQRKYQAKIYVTLRPSVLDPAGVAVQSGLRQLGYHNVEQVRIGKYIEITLTSPDESTARQEMDRMCDQMLANPVIENYRFDLSEVESETTKVSS; this is translated from the coding sequence GTGCAAAGGAAGTATCAAGCTAAAATTTATGTGACACTCCGTCCTTCAGTCCTAGACCCTGCTGGTGTAGCAGTGCAATCGGGACTAAGACAGTTAGGATATCACAATGTGGAGCAAGTGCGGATCGGTAAATACATTGAAATCACTCTCACCTCACCTGATGAAAGTACAGCCCGTCAGGAGATGGATCGGATGTGTGACCAAATGCTCGCAAACCCCGTGATTGAAAACTACCGCTTTGATTTGAGTGAAGTCGAATCAG
- a CDS encoding SPFH domain-containing protein: MEQFFLLVFLALGGSALAGSVKIINQGNEALVERLGSYNKKLEPGLNFIIPVADRLVYRETIREKVIDIPPQQCITRDNVSITVDAVVYWRIIDMEKAYYKVENLRMAMENLVLTQIRAEMGQLELDQTFTARAQINELLLHDLDVATDPWGVKVTRVELRDLIPSQAVRESMELQMSAERRKRAAILTSEGDRESAVNSARGKADAQVLDAEARQKSVILQAEAEQKAIVLRAQAERQQQVLKAQAIAESAEIIAQKIKTDPTVHQALEVLFALGYLDMGATIGRSDSSKVMFIDPRTIPATLEGIRSIVADGHTDSNPLLGMEMPPRNKG, from the coding sequence ATGGAACAGTTTTTTTTACTTGTATTTTTAGCTTTAGGCGGTTCTGCCTTAGCAGGTTCTGTAAAAATCATTAATCAGGGTAATGAAGCCTTAGTGGAACGTTTGGGTAGTTATAACAAAAAGCTAGAACCAGGGCTTAACTTTATCATTCCCGTTGCAGACCGACTTGTTTATCGCGAAACTATCCGGGAAAAAGTTATAGACATTCCCCCACAACAGTGCATTACTCGGGACAACGTGTCAATAACCGTTGATGCGGTGGTTTACTGGCGCATTATCGATATGGAGAAAGCTTACTACAAAGTAGAAAATCTCCGCATGGCAATGGAGAATTTGGTACTCACTCAAATTCGTGCGGAGATGGGTCAATTGGAGCTAGATCAAACTTTTACCGCCCGCGCTCAAATTAATGAACTTTTATTACACGATTTGGATGTTGCAACCGATCCTTGGGGTGTAAAAGTCACGCGGGTGGAACTGCGGGACCTGATTCCTTCTCAAGCAGTCCGGGAATCGATGGAACTGCAAATGTCGGCAGAACGCCGCAAACGGGCGGCAATTTTAACTTCTGAGGGAGACCGAGAGTCAGCCGTAAACTCTGCTAGAGGTAAAGCTGATGCCCAAGTGTTGGATGCAGAAGCCCGTCAAAAATCGGTGATTTTGCAAGCTGAAGCCGAACAAAAGGCGATCGTTCTTAGGGCGCAAGCAGAACGACAACAGCAAGTTCTCAAGGCTCAAGCTATTGCTGAATCTGCTGAAATTATTGCCCAAAAAATTAAAACAGATCCCACCGTTCATCAAGCTTTGGAAGTTCTGTTTGCCTTAGGCTACTTAGATATGGGTGCAACAATTGGCAGGAGTGATAGCAGTAAGGTTATGTTTATAGACCCACGCACTATCCCTGCAACCTTAGAAGGTATCCGCTCAATTGTTGCAGATGGTCACACTGATTCAAACCCCTTGTTGGGAATGGAAATGCCTCCAAGGAATAAGGGTTAG
- a CDS encoding PP2C family protein-serine/threonine phosphatase, whose translation MLSTQRIIYCTNPDCSNPINSVGDSICTSCQTPIAHRYLWATGLSATEFKIGEKVADRYEVITPQIWLDTLPGRSPDIPEDVPEEIIPYLRLYHHRLHLPQVYGLVYLPIGHGNPIFLLENAPIDETGNLYPTIEDAWEQAKGVRQVYWLWQILQLWTPLSELRVAGSVLVPYNLRVQGWCVRLVQLVETRGNAPLHSTSLQQLGECWQPWVATAKTQVAKELEKIVQQMRSGEANLETVNSQLNALLLSSAAELPLMVRVSGATNIGSVVLPQNEDACYPTDSVDPDDPLLPHVSIVCDGIGGHEGGEVASQLAVQSLKLQIRALLAEVTEQTELAAPDLLQKQLEAILRVVNNVICNCNNEQNREGTQRMGTTVVMAVQPPQVVQTPSGWQSQNAHELYLASVGDSRAYWMTHHYCQLLTVDDDVAGREVRYGRSFYRKALERPDATALTQALGTKDGEFLRPSIQRFILEEDGILLLCSDGLSDNDWVEHSWQEFALPVLRGELSPEDAVAAWIDLANQKNAHDNVSVVLTLCRVSPDYLVPMTRSLLPVEIEQEEEQELTASAQALLDLDTTEASPAPGKKVQAPVKAQRRRFRWLWILGLLTVLVGGTGGGLFAWWKLSPQTFQQACQKLPLKVRGLCERE comes from the coding sequence ATGCTTTCTACTCAACGAATAATTTATTGCACAAATCCAGACTGTAGCAACCCTATTAATTCTGTGGGAGATAGTATTTGTACGAGTTGTCAAACTCCCATAGCTCATCGCTATCTTTGGGCAACTGGTTTATCAGCAACCGAATTTAAAATAGGAGAAAAGGTAGCAGATAGATATGAGGTTATTACACCTCAAATCTGGTTAGATACTTTACCGGGACGATCGCCAGACATACCAGAAGATGTACCAGAAGAAATTATTCCTTACCTACGCTTATATCATCACCGATTGCATTTACCTCAAGTTTATGGATTAGTTTATTTACCTATAGGACATGGGAATCCTATTTTCTTATTAGAAAATGCCCCCATAGATGAAACTGGAAATCTTTACCCAACAATAGAAGATGCTTGGGAACAGGCAAAAGGTGTGAGACAAGTTTATTGGTTGTGGCAAATTCTTCAATTATGGACACCTCTATCAGAACTGAGAGTTGCTGGAAGTGTTCTGGTTCCGTATAACTTGCGAGTACAAGGTTGGTGCGTGCGATTGGTACAACTTGTAGAAACGAGAGGTAATGCGCCCCTACACAGTACATCTTTACAACAATTGGGAGAGTGTTGGCAACCTTGGGTAGCTACTGCAAAAACTCAAGTCGCAAAAGAACTAGAAAAGATAGTGCAGCAGATGCGTAGTGGGGAAGCAAATTTAGAAACTGTAAATTCTCAACTCAATGCCTTACTACTTTCTTCAGCAGCAGAATTGCCTTTAATGGTACGCGTATCAGGAGCTACAAATATTGGTTCAGTAGTTTTGCCTCAGAATGAAGATGCTTGCTACCCCACTGATTCTGTGGATCCAGATGACCCCCTATTGCCTCACGTGTCAATTGTTTGTGATGGTATTGGGGGACACGAAGGTGGCGAAGTGGCTAGCCAATTAGCAGTGCAATCCTTAAAGCTACAAATTCGCGCCTTGCTGGCTGAGGTTACGGAACAAACAGAACTCGCTGCACCAGATTTATTGCAAAAACAACTCGAAGCCATTTTACGAGTTGTCAATAACGTGATATGCAATTGCAATAACGAACAAAACCGCGAAGGAACCCAACGTATGGGTACTACTGTTGTCATGGCAGTACAACCACCGCAGGTAGTCCAAACTCCCTCTGGATGGCAATCCCAAAATGCTCATGAACTTTACTTGGCTAGTGTGGGTGATAGCCGTGCTTATTGGATGACCCATCACTACTGTCAATTGCTGACGGTAGATGATGATGTTGCAGGGCGGGAAGTCCGCTATGGGCGCAGTTTTTATCGGAAAGCCCTAGAACGCCCAGACGCTACAGCCCTTACCCAAGCTTTGGGAACGAAAGATGGTGAGTTTTTGCGTCCCTCAATTCAGCGATTTATTTTGGAAGAAGACGGTATACTTTTGTTGTGTTCTGATGGCTTGAGTGACAATGACTGGGTGGAACACTCCTGGCAAGAATTTGCTTTACCAGTGTTAAGAGGTGAACTTTCCCCAGAGGATGCTGTCGCAGCGTGGATTGATTTGGCAAATCAAAAAAATGCCCATGACAATGTGTCTGTTGTTCTGACACTTTGCCGTGTTTCCCCAGATTATTTAGTACCCATGACGCGATCGCTACTACCTGTAGAAATAGAACAAGAAGAAGAGCAGGAGTTGACAGCCAGTGCTCAAGCGCTTCTGGATTTAGATACAACAGAAGCCTCACCAGCGCCAGGGAAGAAAGTCCAAGCCCCTGTCAAAGCTCAGCGCCGCCGTTTTCGTTGGTTATGGATTTTGGGATTATTGACCGTGCTTGTAGGCGGTACAGGTGGCGGATTGTTTGCTTGGTGGAAATTGAGTCCTCAAACATTCCAGCAAGCTTGTCAGAAACTTCCCCTAAAGGTGCGGGGTTTGTGTGAGAGGGAGTAG
- a CDS encoding Fur family transcriptional regulator, protein MRAIRTRSQDRILNLLKTVKQGISAQDIYVELRNRNQSMGLATVYRSLEALKLEGMVQVRTLGNGEALYSLAQQDKHHLTCLQCGASIPINQCPVHDLESQLQDTHRFKIFYHTLEFFGLCNQCQVAQASGE, encoded by the coding sequence ATGAGAGCCATTCGCACACGAAGTCAAGATCGCATTCTAAATCTGCTGAAAACCGTTAAGCAGGGTATATCCGCTCAGGATATTTATGTGGAGTTACGCAACCGCAACCAAAGCATGGGCTTGGCAACCGTTTATCGTTCTTTGGAAGCCTTAAAACTTGAAGGCATGGTACAAGTGAGGACATTGGGTAACGGAGAAGCCCTTTACAGCTTAGCGCAGCAAGACAAGCATCACCTAACCTGCCTCCAGTGTGGTGCATCCATTCCAATTAATCAATGTCCAGTCCACGATTTAGAAAGTCAGTTACAAGATACACACAGGTTCAAAATTTTCTATCACACCTTAGAATTTTTCGGCTTGTGCAACCAATGTCAGGTGGCACAAGCGTCTGGGGAGTGA
- a CDS encoding ferredoxin-thioredoxin reductase variable chain: MAVEIVVEIQKQGVKEGMKIGDRVRVKESVIVYHNPEHRGKAFDIKGSEGEVVGIVNQWQGRPVSANLPIYVQFSKKFKAHLRENEIELL; this comes from the coding sequence ATAGCTGTGGAGATAGTGGTGGAAATACAGAAGCAAGGTGTAAAAGAAGGTATGAAAATTGGCGATCGCGTCCGTGTTAAAGAATCTGTTATCGTTTACCACAATCCCGAACATCGCGGTAAAGCTTTTGACATCAAAGGCTCAGAAGGCGAAGTTGTGGGTATTGTCAACCAATGGCAAGGCAGACCTGTCAGTGCTAACTTGCCAATCTACGTTCAGTTTAGTAAAAAATTTAAAGCCCACTTACGAGAAAATGAAATAGAGCTATTATAA
- a CDS encoding NfeD family protein → MTNTTVIWLLAGAGLCLTELFVPTAFVAFLMGISAFVVALLSQVVLDKLWLQAVVWLLLSTSLVLLSRRFVTPPRRKSKIQQAIIAETLTEIPVGKAGRVLYEGNSWRARCDDEKLSIAANQRVYVTRREGTTLYVMPENLLHS, encoded by the coding sequence ATGACAAATACTACCGTAATTTGGCTGTTAGCAGGTGCAGGTCTGTGTTTAACTGAACTGTTTGTGCCAACAGCTTTTGTTGCCTTTTTAATGGGCATAAGCGCTTTTGTGGTGGCGCTGTTGTCTCAAGTGGTCTTAGATAAGTTATGGCTGCAAGCAGTGGTTTGGCTGTTGCTTTCCACTTCTTTAGTCTTACTCAGTCGTCGATTTGTAACACCGCCACGGCGCAAGTCAAAAATTCAGCAGGCAATTATAGCTGAAACTTTAACTGAGATTCCAGTGGGGAAAGCTGGACGAGTCCTGTACGAGGGTAATTCTTGGCGGGCGCGGTGTGACGATGAAAAACTTAGCATAGCCGCTAATCAAAGAGTTTATGTCACAAGGCGCGAAGGCACCACTCTATACGTGATGCCAGAGAATTTATTGCACTCGTAA